In one Brassica oleracea var. oleracea cultivar TO1000 chromosome C9, BOL, whole genome shotgun sequence genomic region, the following are encoded:
- the LOC106317229 gene encoding uncharacterized protein LOC106317229 — translation MISDTYFKPLIFVLFLFTNQLSWAQTQTNGLPVETIFTFPGPLPTTLPDEGDFGKGIIDLGGLEVAQVSISNSTAQRVWSTYEGGGDNMGFSIFEPINLPPNFFKLGFYAQPNNQKLFGSILVARSVNLSNLLPPEDYFEVGNTTSLDIKQDGPAYVWQPVCLNGYQAVGMFITTSPEKPLPTQQYTSCVRSEFTEASEADALLWAINGVSVFKLRPIIRGTQATGVYTGTFSFQGLISSTPLPPLFSLKNTKLDMYSCMPSEAQTRVLFQTYSPLIYFHPDEDFLPSSVDWFFTNGALLYQKGNESNPVPIQPNGTNLPQGGSNDDLFWLDYPVDKTQKEMVKRGDLSSTKVYLHIKPMFGGTFTDIVVWIFCPFNGNANLKFLFIKRLSLGDIGEHIGDWEHVTLRISNFNGMLWRVYFSQHSGGALVEACDLEYVDGGNKPVIYSSLHGHAMFPKPGLVLLGNDGNNGIRNDMAKSDKVLDCGSGYEVISGLSGVVEPPWINYFRKWGPQVRYNIDKSLEGFAKILPWFIRKSFYKLISKIPVEILGEEGPTGPKDKLSWTGDEKYY, via the coding sequence GCCTACTACGCTTCCCGATGAGGGAGATTTTGGTAAAGGGATCATAGACTTGGGAGGTCTAGAGGTTGCTCAAGTCTCCATCTCCAACTCAACAGCACAAAGAGTATGGAGTACATATGAAGGAGGAGGAGACAACATGGGATTCAGCATCTTTGAACCTATAAATCTTCCTCCTAACTTCTTCAAACTCGGCTTCTATGCACAACCAAACAACCAGAAGCTTTTTGGTTCGATTCTTGTTGCAAGAAGCGTAAATTTATCTAATTTACTACCACCAGAAGACTACTTTGAAGTCGGTAACACTACATCGCTGGATATCAAACAAGACGGGCCTGCTTATGTTTGGCAGCCGGTATGTCTCAATGGATATCAAGCGGTTGGTATGTTTATCACTACTTCTCCTGAAAAGCCACTTCCAACACAACAATACACAAGTTGTGTTCGATCCGAGTTTACGGAAGCGAGTGAAGCTGATGCATTGTTATGGGCGATAAACGGAGTTAGTGTTTTTAAATTGAGACCGATCATCAGAGGAACACAAGCAACAGGTGTGTACACAGGAACATTCAGTTTTCAAGGACTAATTAGTTCTACTCCTCTTCCTCCTTTATTCTCCTTAAAAAATACAAAACTTGACATGTACTCTTGCATGCCAAGCGAAGCTCAAACTAGGGTTTTGTTTCAAACCTATTCTCCTTTGATATATTTCCATCCAGACGAAGATTTTCTTCCTTCCTCAGTGGATTGGTTCTTCACCAATGGTGCGTTGTTGTACCAGAAAGGAAACGAATCAAACCCTGTCCCAATACAACCAAACGGTACAAATCTTCCACAAGGCGGTTCTAATGATGACTTGTTCTGGTTAGACTACCCGGTCGATAAAACCCAGAAAGAAATGGTTAAAAGAGGAGACTTGAGTAGCACGAAAGTGTATCTACACATCAAACCAATGTTTGGTGGGACTTTCACCGACATTGTCGTATGGATATTCTGCCCTTTCAACGGTAATGCCAACCTCAAGTTTCTTTTCATCAAGAGACTCTCTTTAGGGGATATAGGCGAACATATAGGAGACTGGGAGCACGTTACTTTACGTATCAGCAACTTCAACGGCATGTTATGGCGCGTTTACTTCTCTCAGCATAGTGGAGGAGCATTGGTGGAGGCGTGTGATCTTGAGTACGTTGATGGTGGAAACAAACCAGTGATATACTCGTCGCTTCACGGTCACGCAATGTTTCCAAAACCTGGACTTGTGTTGCTAGGCAATGATGGCAATAACGGAATAAGAAACGACATGGCAAAAAGTGACAAGGTGTTGGACTGTGGTTCGGGGTATGAAGTGATTTCAGGACTTTCAGGCGTGGTTGAGCCACCGTGGATTAACTATTTTAGGAAATGGGGACCTCAAGTACGTTATAACATTGACAAGTCTCTTGAAGGTTTCGCTAAGATTTTGCCGTGGTTTATACGCAAGAGTTTCTATAAACTTATTAGCAAGATTCCTGTTGAGATACTTGGTGAAGAGGGTCCAACCGGTCCTAAAGACAAGTTGAGTTGGACCGGTGATGAAAAATATTATTAG